In Janthinobacterium sp. 67, a genomic segment contains:
- a CDS encoding LysR family transcriptional regulator translates to MHADNPSMADLSAFALVARHHGFRQAARASGQSASAMSEALRRLEQQLGIRLLERTTRSVTPTAAGALLLTRLRPALDEVSSALDVLNDLRDSPRGILRLNVPVNAARFFLQPMVDGFLRAHPQIRVELVVDNNFVDVVASGCDAGIRYGERLEQDMIAIPIGPRTQRFAVAGAPSYLAQRGVPVHPRDLLRHACLLGKFLSGAIPPWEFERDGQKVSVEPDGPVIVTPTAADFAVSMAIAGHGLVYLFEEWLQPYIDAGQLQPVLEDWAMPFPGPFLYYAGRRHLPAPLRTFIDFVQANFAQPPQSVG, encoded by the coding sequence ATGCATGCAGACAACCCGTCCATGGCCGATTTGTCCGCCTTTGCCCTGGTGGCCCGGCATCACGGTTTTCGCCAGGCCGCGCGCGCCAGCGGGCAATCCGCGTCCGCCATGAGCGAAGCGCTGCGGCGGCTGGAGCAGCAGCTGGGTATCCGCCTGCTGGAACGCACGACGCGCAGCGTGACGCCGACGGCGGCCGGTGCGCTGCTGCTGACGCGCCTGCGCCCGGCGCTCGATGAGGTGAGCAGCGCACTCGACGTGCTGAATGACTTGCGCGACAGCCCGCGCGGCATCTTGCGCCTGAACGTGCCGGTCAACGCGGCGCGCTTCTTCCTGCAGCCCATGGTTGACGGGTTCCTGCGCGCCCATCCGCAGATCAGGGTCGAGCTGGTGGTCGATAATAATTTTGTCGATGTCGTCGCCAGCGGTTGCGACGCGGGCATCCGCTATGGCGAACGGCTGGAGCAGGACATGATCGCCATCCCCATCGGCCCGCGCACGCAGCGCTTCGCGGTGGCGGGCGCGCCCTCCTACCTGGCGCAGCGCGGCGTGCCCGTGCATCCGCGCGACCTGCTGCGGCATGCCTGCCTGCTGGGGAAATTCCTCAGCGGCGCGATTCCACCGTGGGAGTTCGAGCGCGACGGGCAAAAAGTGAGCGTGGAGCCGGACGGCCCCGTGATCGTCACGCCGACGGCGGCCGATTTTGCGGTCAGCATGGCCATCGCCGGCCATGGCCTCGTCTATCTGTTTGAAGAGTGGCTGCAGCCGTATATCGATGCGGGCCAGCTGCAGCCAGTGCTGGAAGACTGGGCGATGCCCTTTCCCGGCCCGTTTTTATACTATGCGGGCCGGCGCCATCTGCCCGCGCCGCTCCGTACCTTCATCGATTTCGTGCAGGCCAATTTTGCGCAGCCTCCTCAGTCTGTCGGATAG
- a CDS encoding choice-of-anchor X domain-containing protein, giving the protein MSDTPLQVLTRPFAIEPVTNIMLPDGIFDNAIYGLRIAAHVTNTSGSALTNVTVYLESVGDPGIVPVARTFFFASIPAGAAMLVMWDADFQHAAPGKRLVSFVAKADGYTPHRSIQQIFVSQTRFDSATNTYTCTVEEGTLELSKPQGHLPGKRWGSTGTDGKECRCPPGLGPIVPTGMTLVWTPNPAYAGTHGELPFSDPWWKILAIIIAVIAALVAIIAAALGAGKASFSVGGTFEETDPSVHCCTPKGAASGKPEFTVAGVASAIASGAIVAACSDVADPFWRGQEATPPAAGELTLAERVVAKWVLPEAPNAGQPYQADISWQYERFTTGATYEHAVNETQVNVHVAGPVETDSPPVVQAFEPLWLRASFRRDNGNVFRGTELYAFVLFQAPQGLFFVEPLTDDGLGFDPGANDGVYAASLDLKRAYRTLLQFEQEVYGTWRVFVFAQDVNLTKPGTPPEIAAQHIGGMFVASAIEITFDDTLPCPLKARANIIVV; this is encoded by the coding sequence ATGAGCGACACCCCCCTGCAGGTGCTGACGCGGCCGTTCGCGATCGAGCCCGTCACCAATATCATGCTGCCCGATGGCATCTTCGACAATGCCATCTATGGCTTGCGCATCGCCGCCCACGTCACCAACACGTCGGGCAGCGCGCTGACGAATGTCACCGTGTACCTGGAAAGCGTGGGCGACCCCGGCATCGTGCCCGTGGCACGTACCTTCTTCTTTGCCAGCATCCCGGCCGGCGCGGCCATGCTGGTGATGTGGGATGCCGACTTCCAGCATGCGGCGCCCGGCAAGCGCCTGGTCAGCTTTGTCGCCAAGGCGGACGGCTACACGCCGCACCGCTCGATCCAGCAGATTTTTGTGTCGCAAACGCGCTTCGACAGCGCCACCAACACCTACACGTGCACGGTCGAGGAAGGCACGCTGGAACTGTCCAAGCCGCAAGGCCACCTGCCCGGCAAGCGCTGGGGCAGCACGGGCACGGATGGAAAAGAGTGCCGCTGCCCGCCAGGCCTGGGGCCCATCGTGCCGACCGGCATGACGCTCGTCTGGACGCCGAACCCCGCCTACGCCGGCACGCATGGCGAGCTGCCGTTTTCCGACCCGTGGTGGAAGATACTCGCCATCATCATCGCCGTCATCGCCGCGCTGGTGGCCATCATTGCCGCCGCGCTCGGCGCTGGCAAGGCCAGCTTCAGCGTGGGCGGCACGTTCGAGGAAACGGACCCCAGCGTGCATTGCTGCACGCCCAAGGGCGCCGCCTCGGGCAAGCCGGAATTCACGGTGGCGGGCGTGGCGTCGGCCATCGCCTCGGGCGCCATCGTTGCCGCCTGCTCGGATGTGGCCGATCCCTTCTGGCGTGGCCAGGAAGCAACACCGCCGGCCGCCGGCGAACTGACCCTGGCCGAGCGCGTGGTGGCGAAGTGGGTCTTGCCGGAAGCGCCGAATGCGGGCCAGCCCTATCAGGCCGACATCAGCTGGCAATACGAACGTTTTACGACGGGCGCCACCTACGAGCATGCCGTGAACGAGACGCAAGTCAACGTGCACGTGGCGGGCCCGGTGGAAACGGATAGCCCGCCCGTGGTCCAGGCGTTCGAGCCATTGTGGCTGCGCGCCAGTTTCAGGCGCGACAATGGCAACGTCTTCCGCGGCACGGAACTGTATGCATTCGTGCTGTTCCAGGCGCCGCAGGGCCTGTTCTTCGTGGAACCGCTGACCGATGATGGCCTCGGTTTCGATCCGGGCGCCAACGACGGCGTGTACGCGGCCAGCCTGGACCTGAAGCGGGCATACCGGACCCTGCTGCAATTCGAGCAGGAAGTCTACGGCACCTGGCGCGTGTTTGTCTTTGCACAGGATGTCAACCTGACCAAGCCCGGCACGCCGCCCGAAATCGCCGCCCAGCACATCGGCGGCATGTTCGTCGCCAGCGCCATCGAAATCACCTTCGACGACACCCTGCCCTGCCCGCTCAAGGCGCGGGCAAATATCATCGTGGTGTAG
- a CDS encoding phytanoyl-CoA dioxygenase family protein gives MLTTEQQEQYQRDGYIILPGFKGADDIAALRARAEQIVNEFDPSVSQSIFTTRDQAKNTNDYFLASDNTIRCFFEEEAFDTDGQLKQAKSLSINKIGHAMHDLDPVFRAFSADPKLAEVARDLGLADAQVWQSMYIFKQPGIGGEVRWHQDATYFETTPISVTTFWFALEDATLENGCLWAEPGGHRGPLRERFIRNGDQVRVEKLDATPWPDDSTAVPLEVKAGALVCFHGLLPHYSAPNRSPVSRHAYTLHATDGQTQYAAHNWIQRDDSFPVRGFV, from the coding sequence ATGCTGACTACTGAACAACAAGAACAATACCAACGCGACGGCTACATCATCCTGCCCGGCTTCAAGGGCGCGGACGACATCGCCGCCCTGCGCGCGCGCGCCGAGCAGATTGTCAACGAATTCGACCCCAGCGTCAGCCAGTCCATCTTCACCACGCGCGACCAGGCAAAGAACACCAACGATTACTTTCTCGCGTCCGACAACACCATCCGCTGCTTCTTCGAGGAAGAGGCGTTCGACACGGACGGTCAGTTGAAGCAGGCGAAATCGCTGTCGATCAACAAGATCGGCCATGCCATGCACGACCTGGACCCCGTCTTCCGCGCTTTTTCGGCCGATCCGAAACTGGCCGAAGTGGCGCGCGACCTGGGCCTGGCGGACGCGCAGGTGTGGCAATCGATGTACATCTTCAAGCAGCCCGGCATCGGCGGCGAAGTGCGCTGGCACCAGGACGCCACGTATTTCGAGACCACGCCCATCAGCGTGACCACCTTCTGGTTCGCGCTGGAAGATGCCACCCTGGAAAACGGCTGCCTGTGGGCGGAACCGGGCGGACACCGCGGCCCCCTGCGCGAACGCTTCATCCGCAACGGCGACCAGGTAAGAGTGGAAAAACTCGACGCCACGCCATGGCCCGATGACAGCACGGCCGTGCCACTCGAAGTGAAGGCGGGCGCACTCGTCTGCTTCCACGGCTTGCTGCCCCACTACAGCGCGCCGAACCGCTCGCCCGTGTCGCGCCACGCCTACACCTTGCACGCCACCGACGGCCAGACGCAATATGCGGCCCACAACTGGATACAGCGCGACGACTCCTTCCCCGTTCGGGGCTTCGTCTGA
- a CDS encoding LysR family transcriptional regulator yields MDQLKAMEIFVEVARQRSFTLAGQRLGLTRAMVSKTIMQLEERLHARLLHRSTREVSLTDAGRAYLAPCMATVSQAQEAARMVAHVAQAGAGAELAGPLRIQAPSSFGSAWLADAVARFSLLHPQVRAELFVDDALLDPIRHGFDLTIRVGGIPDSSALAMRPLAPCRAVLCASPAYLAQWGVPQTPQELLRHQCLHFSHLTDGTNWHFQRGEGKEREDVSVRVQAGFTANNGLVLHQAAQRGLGIVYSTTFLAWRNLLDGSLVPVLTDWELPLNHLSALYPASRQPSPKVRALIDFLVAEYQPVPPWDRELEAAGFFS; encoded by the coding sequence ATGGATCAACTAAAAGCGATGGAAATCTTTGTCGAGGTGGCGCGCCAGCGCAGCTTCACGCTGGCGGGGCAGCGCCTAGGCCTGACGCGGGCCATGGTCAGCAAGACCATCATGCAGCTGGAGGAACGCCTGCATGCGCGGCTGCTGCACCGCTCCACGCGCGAAGTGAGTTTGACGGACGCGGGCCGCGCCTACCTGGCGCCGTGCATGGCCACCGTCAGCCAGGCGCAGGAAGCGGCGCGCATGGTGGCGCACGTGGCGCAGGCGGGAGCGGGGGCGGAGCTGGCCGGGCCGCTGCGCATCCAGGCGCCATCGAGTTTCGGCAGCGCGTGGCTGGCCGACGCCGTCGCCCGTTTCAGCCTGCTGCACCCGCAGGTGCGGGCCGAGTTGTTTGTCGATGATGCGCTGCTCGACCCGATACGCCACGGATTTGACTTGACGATACGCGTGGGCGGCATCCCGGACAGCAGCGCGCTGGCCATGCGCCCGCTGGCGCCGTGCCGCGCCGTGCTGTGCGCCAGCCCCGCCTACCTGGCGCAATGGGGCGTGCCGCAGACGCCGCAAGAGCTATTGCGGCATCAGTGCCTGCATTTCAGCCACCTGACCGATGGCACGAACTGGCATTTCCAGCGTGGAGAAGGGAAAGAACGGGAAGACGTGAGCGTACGCGTACAGGCGGGTTTTACAGCGAATAACGGCCTGGTGCTGCACCAGGCGGCGCAGCGGGGTCTCGGCATCGTCTACAGCACCACCTTCCTCGCCTGGCGCAATCTGCTCGATGGCAGTCTGGTGCCCGTGCTGACGGACTGGGAACTGCCTCTGAATCACCTGAGCGCCCTGTATCCGGCCAGCCGGCAGCCGTCGCCCAAGGTGCGCGCGCTGATCGATTTCCTCGTGGCCGAATACCAGCCCGTGCCGCCGTGGGACCGCGAGCTGGAAGCTGCGGGATTTTTCAGCTGA
- a CDS encoding aldo/keto reductase family oxidoreductase: protein MHTYSPARDQFTPAHCDIRFNRLGYGAMQLAGPHVWGPPKDRAAAVAVLREAIELGVNHIDTSDFYGPHVTNQIIREALHPYRDGLTIVTKIGFVRGADQSWLPAASPQQLRDAVHDNLRNLGLDVLDVVNLRAPGMDGADGSSLAGPLDTLVQLQREGLVRHIGLSNVDAAQVAKAQRISPIVCVQNHYNLAHRADDALIDSLAAQGIAYVPFFPLGGFSPLQSDTLNQVAAALQATPMQVALAWLLQRAPNMLVIPGTSSVAHLRENVAAGALTLDAQALEALRSLATK from the coding sequence ATGCACACGTATTCCCCCGCCCGCGACCAATTCACGCCCGCCCATTGCGACATCCGATTCAACCGCCTCGGCTACGGCGCCATGCAACTGGCCGGCCCGCACGTCTGGGGTCCGCCGAAAGACCGCGCCGCCGCCGTCGCCGTGCTGCGCGAAGCCATCGAACTGGGCGTCAACCATATCGACACGTCGGACTTTTACGGCCCGCACGTCACCAACCAGATCATCCGCGAAGCGCTGCATCCCTACCGCGACGGTTTGACCATCGTCACCAAGATCGGCTTCGTGCGCGGCGCCGACCAGTCCTGGCTGCCGGCCGCATCGCCACAGCAGCTGCGCGACGCCGTGCACGACAACCTGCGCAACCTGGGCCTGGACGTGCTCGACGTGGTCAACCTGCGCGCGCCGGGCATGGACGGCGCGGACGGCTCGTCGCTTGCCGGGCCGCTGGACACCTTGGTGCAGCTGCAGCGCGAAGGCCTGGTGCGCCATATCGGCCTGTCCAATGTCGATGCGGCCCAGGTGGCCAAGGCACAGCGCATCAGCCCCATCGTCTGCGTGCAGAACCACTACAACCTGGCGCACCGCGCGGACGATGCGCTGATCGACTCCCTGGCCGCGCAAGGCATCGCCTATGTGCCGTTCTTCCCCCTGGGCGGCTTTTCGCCGCTGCAGTCCGATACCTTGAACCAGGTGGCGGCCGCCCTGCAAGCCACGCCAATGCAGGTGGCGCTGGCCTGGCTGCTGCAGCGCGCGCCGAACATGCTGGTCATTCCCGGCACCTCGTCGGTGGCGCATCTGCGCGAAAACGTCGCGGCCGGCGCGCTCACGCTGGACGCACAGGCGCTGGAAGCATTGAGGTCGCTTGCAACTAAGTAG
- a CDS encoding sugar phosphate isomerase/epimerase family protein yields the protein MRIDVFAAHWGNNELPPDVFIDRVAAAGFDGIEMSLPLDTALREEWTKRIADAGLELIAAQWETVFHSDFALHRAALTELLENACLARPVLVNTHTGKDFYTQAQNAELLDLAAAISARHGVPIVHEIHRSRFSGHPMLLLPYLRQYPELPLTADLSHWCCACESLLEDQPQTLAQVLPLVRHVHARVGHAQGPQVADFRAPEAKPALDAHLAWWDAIVALRRAAGAERMTFTPEFGPAPYTQTLPWTQQPVSDAWEQNVAMLKLLRARYPTD from the coding sequence ATGCGCATCGACGTCTTCGCCGCCCACTGGGGCAATAACGAGCTGCCGCCCGATGTCTTCATCGACAGGGTAGCGGCAGCCGGTTTCGACGGCATCGAGATGTCGCTGCCGCTGGACACCGCCCTGCGCGAAGAATGGACCAAGCGCATCGCGGATGCAGGCCTGGAACTGATCGCCGCGCAGTGGGAAACCGTGTTCCACAGCGACTTCGCGCTGCACCGCGCGGCTCTGACCGAGCTGCTGGAAAACGCCTGCCTGGCGCGCCCCGTGCTGGTCAACACGCACACGGGCAAGGATTTTTATACGCAGGCACAGAACGCAGAACTGCTCGACCTGGCCGCCGCCATCTCGGCCAGGCACGGCGTGCCCATCGTGCATGAAATCCACCGCAGCCGCTTTTCCGGCCACCCGATGCTGCTGCTGCCGTATCTGCGGCAGTATCCCGAGCTGCCATTGACGGCCGACTTGTCGCACTGGTGCTGCGCCTGCGAATCGCTGCTGGAAGACCAGCCGCAGACCCTGGCGCAAGTGCTGCCGCTGGTGCGCCACGTGCATGCGCGCGTGGGCCATGCGCAGGGGCCGCAAGTAGCCGACTTCCGCGCACCGGAAGCGAAACCTGCGCTCGACGCCCACCTGGCCTGGTGGGACGCCATCGTCGCCCTGCGCCGCGCGGCCGGCGCCGAGCGCATGACGTTCACGCCGGAATTCGGCCCCGCGCCCTACACGCAAACCTTGCCCTGGACGCAGCAGCCCGTGAGCGACGCGTGGGAACAGAACGTCGCCATGCTCAAGCTGCTGCGCGCACGCTATCCGACAGACTGA
- a CDS encoding MarR family winged helix-turn-helix transcriptional regulator: MDTTTTPNPLHQVPRLDGQLCFALYSTSLAMNKLYRKLLRKLGLTYSQYLVMMVLWERDGLTVSEVGERLFLDSATLTPLLKRMEQSGLLTRTRAASDERQVIISLTPQGDQLRHEAALLPEAILAASHCSVEQVVDMKQQLNQLRDSLMKSE; the protein is encoded by the coding sequence ATGGATACCACTACCACCCCCAACCCCTTGCACCAGGTGCCGCGCCTGGACGGCCAGTTGTGCTTTGCGCTGTACTCGACCTCGCTTGCCATGAACAAGCTGTACCGCAAGCTCCTGCGCAAGCTCGGTCTGACCTATTCGCAATACCTGGTGATGATGGTGTTGTGGGAGCGCGACGGCTTGACGGTGTCGGAAGTGGGCGAGCGGCTGTTCCTCGACTCGGCCACCCTGACGCCCTTGCTCAAGCGCATGGAGCAATCGGGCCTGCTGACGCGCACGCGGGCCGCCAGCGACGAGCGCCAGGTCATCATTTCCTTGACGCCGCAGGGCGACCAGCTGCGCCACGAGGCGGCCCTGCTGCCCGAAGCCATCCTGGCGGCCAGCCACTGCAGCGTGGAGCAGGTTGTGGACATGAAACAACAACTGAACCAGTTGCGCGACAGCCTGATGAAAAGTGAGTAA
- a CDS encoding DUF6702 family protein: MKRWRAMGAALLACASMAAGAHNFHMGIADISYNAASGSTEVVHTYTGHDVEALLTNLYQRQFDLGQEDSEAALRRYVEKQFYLVGPDGKRLRLNWVGMKVNADNVVIFQEIERTRLAPATRIHNQLLTDFLPSQRNTLNVQDSGAIQTLVFDRQNTELPIR, from the coding sequence ATGAAGCGCTGGCGCGCGATGGGCGCCGCCTTGCTGGCCTGCGCCAGCATGGCGGCCGGCGCCCACAACTTCCACATGGGTATTGCCGACATCAGCTACAACGCGGCCAGCGGCAGCACGGAAGTGGTGCACACCTACACGGGCCACGACGTCGAGGCGCTGCTGACGAATCTGTACCAGCGCCAGTTCGACCTGGGCCAGGAAGACAGCGAAGCGGCCCTGCGCCGCTATGTCGAAAAACAGTTTTACCTGGTGGGACCGGACGGCAAGCGATTGCGCCTGAACTGGGTCGGCATGAAGGTCAATGCCGACAACGTGGTGATCTTCCAGGAGATCGAACGCACGCGCCTGGCCCCCGCCACGCGCATCCACAACCAGCTGCTGACCGACTTCCTGCCCAGCCAGCGCAATACCCTCAACGTGCAGGACAGCGGCGCCATCCAGACGCTGGTTTTCGACCGCCAGAACACGGAACTGCCGATCCGCTAA
- a CDS encoding M1 family metallopeptidase, with translation MRIPFGSVASLALCFTMSAFAAEPFDDKFRQLEEVLPTPNTYRTASGAPGHAYWQQRADYTIRATLDEARREITGSGTITYHNQSPDTLGYLWVQLDQNIYKPDSDARRMATAPSRQAWARTTGEDTMKFEGLRGILARGDFQGGVHIRRLTGADGQPLKHVINRTMMRIDLPQPLKPGQDFVFQIDWDYRINEQKVLGGRAGYEVFDDKNALFEVAQWFPRMAAYYDAAGWQHKQFLGSGEFTLEFGDYDVRLTVPADHIVASTGELQNPQDVLSATQRERLDKARGSDKPVVIVTQKEAEAAEKSVSRAQKTWHFKASNVRDFAWASSRKFIWDAQGYKKGGSDVMAMSYYPKEGNPLWEKYSTQAIVHTIEQYNKYSIAYPYPTAISVNGPVGGMEYPMISFNGPRPVKDKKTGELTYSKRTKYGLIGVIIHEVGHNYYPMIINSDERQWTWMDEGLNTFVQYLAQQAWEENYPASRGEPREIVDYMRSRDQVPIMTNSESLLQFGNNAYAKPAAGLNILRETILGRELFDYAFKEYAQRWKFKRPTPADFFRTMEDASGTDLDWFWRGWFYTTDPVDISIDGISEYGVSSKDPATEKAWKKAQKDAQPESVTSRANKGMPRRVDAHPELKDFYNQHDDFTVTNKERNAYAEALAALEPWEKDLLKQGKHLYLVDLSNVGGMVMPLILEIELKSGRKYIERVPAEVWRYSPKKITKVVITDEPMVGLVQDPYWETADIDTSNNSWPRKITPSRLELFKSEKSPKDNLMRDFHTPLKGQNGGSSKGDEA, from the coding sequence ATGCGCATACCTTTCGGCTCCGTCGCTTCGCTGGCTCTGTGCTTTACCATGTCGGCCTTCGCCGCCGAACCATTCGACGACAAGTTCCGCCAGCTCGAAGAAGTGCTGCCCACCCCGAATACCTACCGCACCGCCTCCGGCGCGCCGGGCCACGCCTACTGGCAGCAGCGCGCCGACTACACGATCCGCGCCACGCTCGATGAAGCCAGGCGCGAAATCACCGGCAGCGGCACCATCACTTATCACAACCAGTCGCCCGACACGCTCGGCTACCTGTGGGTGCAGCTGGACCAGAATATCTACAAGCCCGACTCCGATGCGCGCCGCATGGCCACGGCGCCCTCGCGCCAGGCGTGGGCCAGGACGACGGGCGAAGACACGATGAAATTCGAAGGCTTGCGCGGCATCCTCGCGCGCGGCGACTTCCAGGGCGGCGTCCATATCCGCCGCTTGACGGGCGCCGATGGCCAGCCTTTGAAGCACGTGATCAACCGCACGATGATGCGCATCGACTTGCCGCAGCCCTTGAAACCGGGCCAGGATTTCGTCTTCCAGATCGACTGGGACTATCGCATCAACGAACAGAAGGTGCTGGGCGGGCGCGCCGGCTATGAAGTCTTCGACGACAAGAACGCCCTGTTCGAAGTGGCGCAGTGGTTCCCCCGCATGGCCGCCTATTACGACGCGGCCGGCTGGCAGCACAAGCAGTTCCTCGGCTCGGGCGAATTCACCCTGGAGTTCGGCGACTACGACGTGCGGCTGACGGTGCCCGCCGACCATATCGTCGCCTCCACGGGCGAGCTGCAAAACCCGCAGGACGTGCTGTCTGCCACGCAGCGCGAGCGCCTGGACAAGGCCCGCGGCAGCGACAAGCCCGTCGTCATCGTCACGCAAAAGGAAGCGGAAGCGGCCGAAAAATCCGTGAGTCGCGCGCAAAAGACGTGGCACTTCAAGGCGTCCAACGTGCGCGACTTCGCCTGGGCCTCGAGCCGCAAGTTCATCTGGGATGCGCAGGGCTACAAGAAAGGCGGCAGCGACGTGATGGCCATGTCCTACTATCCGAAGGAGGGCAATCCGCTGTGGGAAAAATACAGCACGCAAGCCATCGTGCACACGATCGAGCAGTACAACAAGTACAGCATAGCCTACCCGTACCCGACGGCCATTTCCGTCAACGGTCCCGTGGGCGGCATGGAGTATCCGATGATCTCGTTCAACGGCCCCCGTCCGGTGAAAGACAAGAAGACGGGCGAGCTGACGTATTCGAAGCGCACCAAGTATGGCCTGATCGGCGTGATCATCCATGAAGTGGGCCACAACTACTACCCGATGATCATCAACTCGGACGAGCGCCAGTGGACGTGGATGGACGAGGGCCTCAACACCTTCGTGCAATACCTGGCGCAGCAGGCGTGGGAAGAAAACTATCCGGCTTCGCGGGGCGAGCCGCGCGAGATCGTCGATTACATGCGTAGCCGCGACCAGGTCCCCATCATGACCAATTCCGAATCCTTGCTGCAGTTCGGTAACAACGCCTACGCCAAGCCGGCGGCGGGCCTGAACATCCTGCGCGAAACCATCCTCGGGCGCGAGCTGTTCGACTACGCTTTCAAGGAATATGCGCAGCGCTGGAAGTTCAAGCGCCCCACGCCCGCCGACTTTTTCCGCACCATGGAAGACGCTTCCGGCACGGACCTCGACTGGTTCTGGCGCGGCTGGTTTTATACGACCGACCCGGTCGACATCAGCATCGACGGCATCAGCGAATACGGCGTGAGCTCGAAAGATCCGGCCACGGAAAAAGCGTGGAAAAAGGCGCAAAAAGACGCCCAGCCGGAATCCGTCACGAGCCGCGCCAACAAGGGCATGCCGCGCCGCGTCGATGCGCATCCGGAGCTCAAGGATTTCTACAACCAGCACGACGACTTCACGGTGACCAACAAGGAGCGCAACGCCTACGCCGAAGCGCTGGCCGCCCTGGAACCGTGGGAAAAGGACTTGCTGAAACAGGGCAAGCACCTGTACCTGGTCGACCTGTCGAACGTGGGCGGCATGGTCATGCCGCTGATCCTCGAGATCGAACTGAAAAGCGGCAGGAAGTACATCGAGCGCGTGCCGGCCGAAGTATGGCGCTACTCGCCGAAGAAAATCACCAAGGTCGTCATCACCGATGAGCCGATGGTGGGCCTGGTGCAGGACCCGTACTGGGAAACGGCCGACATCGACACGAGCAACAACAGCTGGCCGCGCAAAATTACGCCATCGCGCCTGGAACTGTTCAAGAGCGAGAAGTCGCCCAAGGATAACCTGATGCGCGATTTCCATACGCCGCTGAAAGGCCAGAACGGCGGCTCGTCCAAGGGCGACGAGGCATGA